In the genome of Candida albicans SC5314 chromosome 6, complete sequence, the window TTGAGGTGATAAATTTGGACTGTGACTCATATTAATAGGTCTTAAAAATGTGGGATGACCTAACTAAAAGAAATACTAATGAAATagggaaagaaaaagaacaGGTTCTTGATCTTCAAAACTGTTATTgtcaaataatttcaagTGAATTTTCTTCCcaatatatttcaaaattgtcgtatgaagatttaaaaacaatttgGTAAGTactaaaattaatttttgttctACTTTTTGTGGGTTAAAAATTTACATTGTATGTTATAAGAAGATTTTCTCTCGCATGGTTAATATAGGCAAGCTTACATCCACACACATTTAAAACTAACCCCATTTAAATGAAAGCATGAAGATGTttttacaattgaaaatcatgACCAATCCGTCCATGATTCTATAAGAGTATACTTCTTGTTGCttgcaaaataaaataaaataaaaaaaaagattaaaaCCTTGTTCAAAAGTTGCCAAAACAAAGTTAACCTTTTGATTGTGAGTGTTGCCTGTTGTCTGTTGTGTAGGAAAAAAGGTTGAACGGATTTATCAGTGGGAGCAAAAAACCAGAAAACAATGCAGAATTATGAACAATGCGCTTTTTCTTGTCCAGCTTATCTTTATACATCACTAATTACTTATCACTAATCACTATCACCATGATCAGCATCGCCATCGCCATCACCTCATTATCcacaaattgatttaagCCATCTTTCTGGTGTTTGTCACACGAACTTAGGACATTTTGGTTATGATTTAATAAGATCTTTTATAAATCTGAGTTATGATGTGGGTATAACAACCAACCAACTATTATCTAATAAACTATATAGTCATTAGAAGACACTAAATCCAACCTACGTACATTCGGTTAAATTTCCATTTCAAGTTTAACTGCGCAGTTGTcaaacttcttggtgtgtACTCTTTTCTGAAGTTTGTTGGGGATTAATAAATCCGcgaaaaatttaaaaagaaacaaaaaaaaaaaaaatcacaGTAAATCATCCAGTTGATATTACAATTTTAAgcatttttgatttgatttgacaTATAATACATCCACTAACAACTTGAAACAGTTGTGTGAATATTAAAGTTACTATCTCGTAAAACacaattttgatttttttgtcttgtcaattattattgattctCAAAATGGTAGAACCGTCGTTGGGATTTACTTCATTCAGATATGAATGTTAACTGTTGAAAGAATCGGTAATTGTTATATTGTAGAAATATCTACATAACAATTTCCAGAtggtattatttttgaagaACAAAATTGTTGGATTGTCGTTATTAACAGTCTTCTACAGTAAAGAAATAATGGAAAAGAGGGGGGGCTTAGTTTTATAGTTTGTAATCTATCACTCAACCACATTAGTTATATTCTCAATTTTGATATATCACAAGATCCCACGCATTCCCAATTTTCCGCAttctctaattttttttccttcaGCTCTTGGTGTTGTGGGATAACGCTTACTCCATTTCTTCCTTGCACgctcttttcttttcttttctacCTTGTTGCCATCAATCATTAACAACTCATCAATATACAACCTCACCTATCCccttttgttttatttggCCAAATGAATTCTAGACATTCATTGCCTATAGTCATTCTTAGAACTGCTTTTATAACTCCATTGTTTATATTGGGATGTTTAAGTATTAGTTTAACTCAATTTTTaacattattaatattcaaaaataatCCTGATGTTAAACAAgcaattatcaataatacaAAGAATCATTTTGTCATTTTAATATCTTACATTACCACAATTGTCAATCCATGTAAAATAGAGATAACTATAGATGAAACTACAGTACCCAATTCAGATCATTTCACCGttgatgaatcaaataatatacATACAATGTTTCAACCAAATTCTGTTTTAATTTCTaatcatcaaatatatACTGATTGGTTATATTTATGGTTTTTAACTTATACTTCAAAATTTGGTAATTCtgtatttataatattaaaagatttatcaaaaattcCTGTGTTGGGATATGGAATGAagaattataattttttatttttaagtagaaaatgggaaaaagataaaattgttttaactaatcaattattggaaattgaTGCCAATGCAAGAGGAATGGGACCCGCCAATGGAGTTCAATTGATAGGCAGTAGTTCTACCACAAACACAGAATTTACTAAATGGCCACAAGGTTCTAATGTCAACAAGATATGGCCATAtgaattgatattatttgCAGAAGGTACGGTTCCATCAGATCGTACTACTAAGAAATCTGCTGAATTCATTGCGTCGAGAGGATTACCACCTTTAAAACATGTATTATTACCTCGTATTAGAGGATTATTTTTAGcgttaaaaaaattgaaaagttcAGTAGAAATAGTGTATGATATAACTACGGCTTATTCTGGATTAACTGAAGATCAATATggtgaaattgaatattcattgaaaagattttatttgaaaggTTATGGACCaccaaaaattaattattatattaaaGGTTggaaattaaaagatatACCATTAGGTgaagatgttgatgatattgataatattctagaacaagatttaaaaaaatttgaagattggttattaaaaatatggtatgaaaaagataaattaaTGGATAATCATTATAAATTAGGTAATTGGGGAGAGTTAAACCATAAAACAACAAGGTCTATTATTGgtgattttaaattaagaaaccaatttgaaattttcttaCCATTTTTAGCTACCATTGCTACTATTTTATTCTTAAGAATTGcttatattttaattagACGAATTATTAATGTATAGAAATtagaacaacaaaatattaataaataattatagCTATGTCTGTAACTTCTACAGGTAATATGATTGTTGGTGTATTAgatttgtttcaaaaatttatagAATTGTAATTTACGCCCCCAAACCCAAGAAAACAGGTAAGagagaaaacaaatatttaGCTTGTTGCAAATTTGCAGTAATAATGTTTCAGATACTTTTATTTCTCCTTTTGCAATAGTTCATTTGGCCTATTTATATTGCCATGTCATTTCCCAAAATATCATTTCACTAAACTCTTTTAATCCTCCATTCTTCAAAAAAGAGATATAAAATGAATTTACCATTGAAATTCACCATTGTATtcacaataataattcaattcataaCTGCTGCGTTATTAAGTTTCTTATTACTTGGATGTATAGATACTTcatcaaattattcaaatgtttatttattaagttataaatttaatcaatcatCTCCATTATATGATTATTTATCAACCAGTTCAAACTCATcaatcaccaccaccaccaccactaacAACAATTCTACTGCTATAGATGAATTATCAGTAAAAGTTGGTTATATGGGTGTATgtttatcttcttcatccaaGGATATATCTTGTACCACATATACTGGATTAGATTCATTCCCGAAATTTTCTATATCGATGTTATCTGGAGATCTTGATCTTGTTCAATTAGCTCAATCATTTAGCAATATATGTCATCCAAGAATCTTATTAGCAACAATCATTTTAACCCTTATTGGTTTGATTATCCTTTGTTATTGTGTCATACCTATTGTCCCCggaaaatcaataatgaaaaaattaaatgcCGGATTATCATTTATATTACTATTACTTTGGGGATTAGGATCAATGTTACAACATCAAGCTGTTGTTACATCAGTGGAAATGATGCAGCAATCTAGTTTCCAATTATTGATTGGTACAAGAGGTGGTAGAGCAGAAGCTATGACTTGGACAGcttttagttttatattgatgatgttttTAAGTGCTTGTTTATCATGGTGGATGGAAATTAGAATGAGTAAATTGAATGGAAAATCACTgcaacaccaacaacaaccactGGTGGATACAAAAATTTAGTGTACAAATTTCtgccaaaaaaatacaataaaaACCGTTTATAGTCTTCTACTGACATAACAACACAAGtcaataaatcaacaactcATAAACAATGTAGACTTAATACTATCGCTTAATTATTTAAACTATAATAAATACCCTATAGTATTATGCCTTTGTCAATGTGTGTAGAATTTGGTTATTACATATCCATGTGTAATATATATGTTGATCAAAAAACGCGATCTTCTCTTTGGTGTAGTGTGTTACACAAAAAATTCACTAGTCTAGGTCACATGATAATCACgtgaaaatcaaaaatttgttgaaattgaatttcctcaattttgaaattttgtttgaaattttttttttgctttacAAAAAGACTCCATTTTGTTTTCCATTTCACAACCAATTACTTAATTCCTCTTTTTCATAATTAATAACTATCATTACTTACAACTACAAACAACTACGATCATTTCCTAAGAAAAAGCAACGAGGGCGAATTGAGACATTAATCCCCTTTATTTTATCATCATGCCTTATACAGAACAGCTTGATGCATTTGTTACGCGACTTAATGATAGTGGCAGTGATTATACCAAGAaacattcaattttatcagAATTATTAGACACTATAGAATCATTTAATGGAGCCACTGaatatgaatattttttaaagaatttagttcccatttttattaaagatTTGGAACAAGTACCTATATCATTTATAAGTACTTCTCCTCAACATAAATTGAGAAATTCGATTTTAGAAATCATTCATAGATCTATTATGAATGATACTTTCCAACCATTTTCTGAACAAATATTGGATGCTCTAGTTAAAACTttgattgaagaaaatgaagataatgGGGTTTTATGTATGAAAATTATTACTAGTTTACACAAAGCttataaaaacaaattgaatgaaaaagttcaaccatttgttgatatcATTGGTTCTATTTATGATAATATGGATAAAACAGTTCATGATGTGTttagtgatgatgatacaCAAGGAACAGCATCAGCAACAGTAGGTGATACTTCAACCGATGTCAAAGAAGATTCTCCAGCACCTACATCAGGGTTCAATGAAGAAACACCAacgaaaaaattaaataaagcTATGTTTTCATTCAAAACTTTAGCAGAATGTCCTATTACCATGGTATCATTGTATCAATCTTACAAACAATTAGTTTCAACATCATTACCAAAATTTTTACCGAAAATAATTCATATTTTGGAATTACAAGTTGATAAACAGAAACAATTTAGAGAAGAAtcagaaaataaaattgttaCTTCCATATCACCTGACATTAAAAATCGTCAAGCATTTAGTGATTTCATATTGGGTCAAGTCAAAGCAGCATCGTTTTTAGCTTATGTTTTCATTAGAGGTTACGCTAGTCAACATTTGAAACCCGAAGAAAGTAAATGTGTACCTGATGTTATTTTAAGATTATTACAAGATTGTCCTGCTGAGCTTTCTATTGCTAGAAAGGAATTATTACATGCAACAAGACATATACTTTCTACACCTTTCCGTACCCAATTTATTCcaaaattggaattattgttcaatgaaaaaatactTATAGGTGATGGATTGACATCATACGAGACATTAAGACCATTAGCATATTCCACTGTAGCTGATTTCATTCATAATGTTAGAAATGAATTAACTCCAGCACAAATATGGTCGACagtaaatatttattgtgatttattaaaagatgATTCATTGGCATTAACAGTACAAATAATGAGTGCTAAATTATTACTTAATTTGGTGgaaaaaattatgaaattaCCAAATAAATTAGAAGGTAGACAATTATTTCttattataattgattcatATGCTAAAAGATTTGCTAGTTTAAACCgcaaatataattatatcatTTCAAAACATAATGagtttgaaaataaaaaggcttctaaagaaagaaaagctAAAAAGGCAATTGAAAGATATTCTTCTAAAATAGAACCAGAAGAACCggaagaacaacaacaagaaaaacaacagAAGGAAGAGCAAAAATCTGATAATGCCAATGAAGATATGATGGACATTGATAAACCTAATCAAGATGAAGTTTCAGAGAAACAAGAAACTCCTTCACCTCTTGATATGTTTAATATCGATACCCATTCTCCAATTGCTGCTATTCCTGTTTCAAACAATACCGATGTTTTAAAAGATGCAAGATATTTATTTAGAACCTTAATGACATTTTTAAAATCGGTGATTTTTGGATTGAAGAATTGTAACCCTCCTGTCCCACCTCAACCAACATCATCTGATCCTAATAAACCAAGACAACAAGTTAATTATGACAAATGGAATGATTCAGCAAAATTGATTGCCTATGAAGAAGTAAATATCTTGAGAGCATTATTTAGAGGTGGTATAAGTTGTCTTCGATTTTTTTCCATCaccaaatcaaaaccaccgataacaaacaaaacaattgatttttcaactGGTGGACCCAATTTACCTATTACATCGTCTAAAGAGGAAAAAGATTTAATGGAAATTTTCGCTACTATTTTCATTCATATTGACCCTGCAtcatttaatgaaattgtcaGTTCTGAATTACCATTTATGTTTGAATCGATGTTGGAAAATGCGGCATTATTACATTTACCACAATTTTTCTTAGCTAGTGAAGTTACTTCAGCAAATTTTTCCGGGATTTTAATATCTTTTTTAAGAGATAATTTGGAACAATTAGGTGAAGCtgatttaatcaaatctAATATATTGACTAGACTTTTTAAACTTTGTTTCATGTCGGTGAATATTTTCCCCACTACCAATGAAGGTGTTTTATTACCTCATTTGAACCATTTAATATTGGAATCATTAAGATTGGGTACAAAGGCAGAAGAACCAATTGTATATTCTTATTTGGTAAGAATTCTTTTCAGAAGTATTAGTGGAGgtagatttgaaaatttataCAAAGAAATAATGCCAATTTTACCGGTATTATTAGagaatttaaataaaatgattACTAATGCTAGAAGACCTTATGAAAGAGATATATATGTGGAATTGTGTTTAACTGTTCCCGTCAGATTATCAGTATTGGTTCCacatttgaattatttaacTAGACCATTAGTATACGCATTGAATGGATCTCAAGAATTGGTTAGTCAAGGTTTACGTACATTTGAATTATGTGTCGATAATCTCACGGCAGAATATTTTGATCCCATGATTGAACCAGTTATTGACGAGATTATGGCAGCTTTGTGGAAACATTTAGAACCCGTTCcttatcatcatcaacattcACACACTGCCATTAGAATTTTGGGTAAATTGGGTGGTAGAAATCATCGTAATTTTAAACCTTGTAATAAATTGGTGACTCAACTGGATTTAGATCAAGAAGTTAAAgcattatttgaaattcatGGCTTGAAAGGGTCAGTTCCAGTTTCTATTACACCGGGTGTTGAATCAGCTGTAAAACTTCTTGAAGATCCAAgattaaaaattcattacAAGATAAGTGCTTTCAAATACTTGgcaaatattttgaaattattaattaataccACACCTATTCCTGAAAATTTCCCACAATATATTAGTGAAAGTATAGAATATTTaaagcaagaaaaaaacGAGGACATCAACATTGAATTAGCACCATCAGATATCAAAGACAATGAGAAATTGGAtcgtcaacaacaattattttCGAAATTacttgaaattttatttttttcagtaTCGATCCCTGATTTAAAAGACGAAGCTagtgaattgattgatggGATTACAACCCATTTTACTTTTCTCCGTTTAACAACGTCtgttattgaaaaagttaaaaaggaaagacaattttcaattaatgagAATGAGGGTAAAGCTTATATTAACGAAAAtgtatttttcaattctttgaaTTATGCTTTGAGTTTTTGGGATAAAAATGTTAGACAAAAGGGGATTGATtgtattcaaaaaatttatgaTACCACAGTTGTAATATTTGGATCTGATGAAAATGCCTTGTATTCACCAGTATTCCGGTCAAtgttttataaatttactcattgttgttataaTGAATATTATCATGCAAAACTTGGAGGTATATTAGGATTGAAAACCatgtttcaaaatttgaaaatccCTGCCAATTGGTTCAGTAAAAGACAATTTGAATTAGTTCGgtcaatatttttcattttgagAGATACCCCTGAAACCGCTCCATTTGAAGTGAGAGAATCAGCTAAAACATTAGTTTTGGATCTTTTGAAAGCTTGTAATACCGATGTAACAAAGGAAACAGTAACTGAAAAATCCTTTCAAACACTTGTTGGTGCATTTGTTTATGATTTAGCCAGTCCAACTCCAATGGTTAGAGAAGTTGCTCAAAAATGTTTGACAGTGTTATCTGAAACTACGGGTGTAGGAATTGCCACCATGATTGATCCATGTAAACATTTATTGTTAGCCCCCATATTTGGTAAACCATTACGAGCATTACCTTTCCCCATGCAAATTGGGAATATAGACGCCATCACcttttgtttgaatttacCCGATACCTTCTTGACAtttaatgaagaattgaatagATTGCTTTTAGAAGCACTTGCTTTGGTTGATGCCGAAGATGAATCATTGGCCAATGTTCATCGTTTAAGTGAATACCGTACTTCAAAGCAACTTATTGAGTTGCGTGTTGTTTGTATCAagttattatcattagcATTGACCAAGCCAGATTTCTCCTTAGGGTCGTTGGCAGAAGCTAGAATAAGAATTTTAGGGGTATTTTTCAAGGCATTATGTAACAAATCAACCGAAATAATCAATGCCGCGCATCATGGTTTAGCAGCCAGTTTACAAGAAAATGCCAAATTACCAAAAGAATTGTTACAAAATGGTCTTCGTCCTAtgttaatgaatttatCCGATCATAAAAAACTCACAGTTTCTGGTCTTGAAGCATTAGCCAGATTGTTAGAATTGTTAATTTCGTATTTTAGAGTGGAAATTGGTAGAAAACTTTTAGACCATTTGATGGCATGGGCTCAAATCAATACTTTAAGACAAATTGCTGGTCAAGATTTAACCAACAACCATACTGTTCAAATTGTTATGGCgattttgaatatattcCATTTGTTACCTGCCAAAGCTTATACCTTTATGGaagaaatcatcaatacATTACAGTATTTAGAAGGTCATTTAGATCGTCATAAGGATTCACCATTCAGACAACCAGTATCCAAGTTTTTAAACAGATTTGCCGAGAATTGCATTGAATACTTGATtgtcaatttcaaaaaccGTAAATTGGGTAATATGTTAGCGGCAATCACCGGTATGGATGGATGTGAAAATTTGCGGAAAATTTCTCGTGAGAAATTGACAGTTTTCATTGATGATGTGAAAAATGAATCtaataaagaaatcaaaattatcaaatttgcCAATTTGGTTGATTTGGTTGATGCTATTAGTAAGCATGAACATAGTTGGTTTGATGAACAAAAAcctttattgttattactTTCTGAAACCGTAGAAGAAATATCAGATACTAGAACAACGGCAGAATTTTCATCGGTTCATTTCCAAAGTGATCAAGCTATTGAAAAACTTcatgaattgattgttggatttttgaaaagaaaccCTAAAGAAGTTGATCTTATGCTTGCTGTTGTTAATCGTGATTGTAAATTGAAACTACAAGTGCCAGCAGTTGTTGAAGATTATATTTTCAACGATATAGTTTCttctaatgaaattgatattagagaagaatatttgaagaaaagtATTGAATTTGCAAGTGATGAAGTTTCCAATTTGAAAGCtaaaatattctttttgaaaaaagttttcaatCCAATTTTCATCTATGAGTCGGTAAACAAGGGATCAGTGGATACATTTTTTACCAACACAAAACCTGAATGgcttgaaaaattgaatgataGCATTTGGAAATCGACAAAAGATATCATTACCAATCACACTTCTGGTTCGATGGATAGTTATCGATACGCTCTTCTTGAAGTCACAGCATTACTCCTTAAATTAGCCTCCAAATACCTTGGTGATTTAAGAAAAGATATTATCAAGTTCAGTTGGAACTATATCAAATTGGAAGACAATATCACTAAACAAGTTGCTTATGTCACGACTTCTTATTTCATTTCGGTTTATGAGACTCCTGCAAAATTGACAACCCAAGTTTTTGTTGCTCTTTTAAGAACACATCAAACCGATTCTAGATACTTGGTGAAACAAGCTTTGGACATATTGGCTCCTGTGATGTCAGAAAGAATGAATGATGCTGATTCATCCGATAACTGGTTAAAATGGCCACGTCGTATATTATCAGAAGATGGATTTAATGATAACTGGTTAAAATGGCCACGTCGTATATTATCAGAAGATGGATTTAATGTTACTCAAGTGTTGAATGtatatcaatttattgttCAACATCCAGATTTGTTTTTCGTTGCCAGAGAACATTTTGTTTCTAATATAATTACTGCCATGGGTAAATTGACAATTCTTGCCAACCCTGCTATTGAAAATCAAGTTTTGGCCATTGAATTGGCggaattgattttatattGGGAACGTAAAGCAAAAGATTCCAAGGAAGAATCACAGGCGACtcaagaagatgaaaacattgaagaagataaagaagaagctGCTGATACCACTACCACTGCTGCAGACAAAGTCAAACCTGAGGGAGATTTCACCACTTCTCCAAACTATTCAATTCCATTTGGTCAAAGAGAAGCATGTGTCACATTTTTGATTAGATATGTTTGTATCAGCCCTCAGAGAGCATCTGAGAGTGAATTGGGCCAGAAAGCTTTGGGGATTTTATATGACTTGTTGAGTCCTGAACATTGGGCAGAAGTTTCTGTCAAGCTTACATTTTTCGAAAAATTCTTATTAGCTCAAGATATCAATTCCAGTAATTTATTGGGTTATTGTTTGAATGCATTAGAAGTTTTAGGGGTTGTTTTGGAATGGAAAAAACCAGAATGgattgtttcaaatttatcatatCTTCAAAAATTACTTGAAAAGTGTATCAAATCTGATAATCACGATATTCAAGAAGTTTTACAAAGAGTCTTGTCTATAATTTTGAAGGCCATAGCTGACCAAAAGACacctgaagaagaagacgaagagGAAGATGACGTTAAAGAATTTTTGACTTTGCTTACAACCACTGTTACCGAGAATTTGGGAGATACTTCTTCAGTCCCTGCAGGTGTCACTTTATTTTGGACATTGGCTCATTATAGACCATCAACTTTGGATAACTTGCTACCAACAATTATGAAGACATTCAGTAAACTTTGTAAAGACCATATTACTATGACTCATCAAGGTTCTCAAACATCCACTTCAAAAGATAATGCAAACTTAGAATTTGAAGCTAAAATGACGACAAAATTACTCGAAAAGATACTCAAGTTATGTGCATCTAGAATTTCGAATTTGGGTGACCAGAGACGTATATTTTTGTCATTGTTGGcacaattaattgaaagaaGTTTGGACAAAGACACTttagaaaaaattatcaagattGTTAAAAACTGGGTGTTTTCGAGAACAGATCTTTTCCCTACCACCAAGGAAAAGGCAGCAATTTTATCGAAAATGATGGTCTTTGAAATTAGAGGGGAGCCTTCTTTGTCAAAAGAATTTTATCagattattgttgatatttttgaagatgataCATTTAGTTGTACCGAGCTTACTGTTAGAATGGAACAACCATTTATGGTAGGAACTAGATCTGTCGATGTTTCGATTAGACGTAAATTGATGTCCATATTGAACAATAGTTTAGAAAAAGACATTGCTAAACGATTATATTATGTCATCAGAGAACAAAACTGGGAATATTTGGCAGACTATCCTTGGTTAAACCAAGCTATGCAATTACTTTTTGGTGCAATCAACTTTGAGCAACAAATAAGAttagttgatgatgaaaataaattggcACCTTTAAAAGTGTTATCATTCCCAGAATCAGACAAGATGgatgttgataataataacagcAATAGTAATAAggatgaattgaatgagTTGTTAAAGAAGCATTCAGGGTTTATAGAAGCTGCTGGAAACATAAAAGTGGGTGACATTTTAGAACCATTGATTGATATGTTTTATCAAAGTGGAGAAACCATCCATCGAACGTGGTCATCTTTTTTCCCTATTGCATTTTCTTCACTTCCACATTCAGAAACATTAGATTTCACCCGATTCAtgattattttgttgtctAAAGACTACCACACTCGTCAAGTTGATATGAGACCAAATGTTATCcaatcattattagaagGTGTTTCACGGTGTGACGATCTTCAATTGCCTCCATTTGCTGTTGAATGTTTAGCATCCAACTTTGATGCTTGGTCACAAGGAATCCATATtcttgaaaatattgatgaaaaattggttaaTGCCAATGCAGAAGTACGCGAAGTAACAGAGGACGCCTTGGCAAAATTGTATGCAACTTTGAAAGAAGATGATATGTTTTATGGATTGTGGCGCAGAAGAGCCAAATACGCTGAGACAATTAGTGCATTGTCATTTGAACAGCTTGGTCTTTGGGACAAAGCTCAACAATTGTATGAAACTGCTCAAATTAAAGCTAGGAGTGGTGCTTTACCATATGGTGAATCAGAGTACGCTCTTTGGGAAGATCACTGGATTCTTTGTTCCGAGAAATTACAACATTGGGATATTCTTACAGATCTCGCAAGACATGAAGGTTTTTCAGATCTTCTTTTGGAATGTGGTTGGAGAGTTGCTGATTGGTATAATGATAGAGAGACTTTAGATCAAACTGTTAAAAATGTTATGGATGTGCCAACACCTAGACGTCAAGTGTTTGAGACATTTTTGTGTTTGCAAGGATTTGGTCAAGAGAAAGAAACATTACAAGACTTGTCACGTTTGTGTGATGAAGGTATTCAATTGGCATTACGTAAGTGGCACGGATTACCAGAAAGATTTGCCAATGCACATATTCCATTATTGCATAcatttcaacaatatgTTGAATTTATGGAAGCAAGTCAAGTATATGCTAGTTTGGTGACGACGAATGCTCAAAATTTGGATATGAAATCACAAGAATTAAAGAGGGTATTACAGGTATGGCGTGAACGTTTACCTAATGTTTGGGAtgatatcaatatttggaaTGATTTGGTTACATGGCGTCAACACGCCTTCCAAGTGATCAATAAAGTGTACATGCCATTTATTCCTGTTTTGCAACAGAATAGCACGGGAAGCAATGCTAACTCATATGCATACCGTGGATTCCATGAGATTGCTTGGGTCATCAATAGATTTGCACATGTTGCTAGAAAGCATAACATGCCAGAAGTCTGTATCAAAGAGTTGACAAGAATATATCAATTGccaaatattgaaatccAAGAagcatttttgaaattgaaagaacAGGTAAAATGTCACTATCAAAATGCCAATGAATTAAATACTGGTCTTGACGTTATCAGTAATACCaatttggtttattttGCAACACAACAGAAAGCCGAGTTTTTTACTTTGAAAGGTATgtttttgaacaaattaaatcaaaaagatgAAGCCAATAAAGCTTTTGCTACATCAGTTCAAATTGATCTTAATTTGCCAAAGGCATGGGCTGAATGGGGTATGTTTAATG includes:
- a CDS encoding putative acyltransferase (Putative transferase involved in phospholipid biosynthesis; induced by alpha pheromone in SpiderM medium), coding for MNSRHSLPIVILRTAFITPLFILGCLSISLTQFLTLLIFKNNPDVKQAIINNTKNHFVILISYITTIVNPCKIEITIDETTVPNSDHFTVDESNNIHTMFQPNSVLISNHQIYTDWLYLWFLTYTSKFGNSVFIILKDLSKIPVLGYGMKNYNFLFLSRKWEKDKIVLTNQLLEIDANARGMGPANGVQLIGSSSTTNTEFTKWPQGSNVNKIWPYELILFAEGTVPSDRTTKKSAEFIASRGLPPLKHVLLPRIRGLFLALKKLKSSVEIVYDITTAYSGLTEDQYGEIEYSLKRFYLKGYGPPKINYYIKGWKLKDIPLGEDVDDIDNILEQDLKKFEDWLLKIWYEKDKLMDNHYKLGNWGELNHKTTRSIIGDFKLRNQFEIFLPFLATIATILFLRIAYILIRRIINV
- the FIG1 gene encoding Fig1p (S. cerevisiae Fig1 ortholog; an integral membrane protein required for mating; role in thigmotropism; transcript is opaque-specific and a-specific; activated by Cph1 or alpha pheromone), yielding MNLPLKFTIVFTIIIQFITAALLSFLLLGCIDTSSNYSNVYLLSYKFNQSSPLYDYLSTSSNSSITTTTTTNNNSTAIDELSVKVGYMGVCLSSSSKDISCTTYTGLDSFPKFSISMLSGDLDLVQLAQSFSNICHPRILLATIILTLIGLIILCYCVIPIVPGKSIMKKLNAGLSFILLLLWGLGSMLQHQAVVTSVEMMQQSSFQLLIGTRGGRAEAMTWTAFSFILMMFLSACLSWWMEIRMSKLNGKSSQHQQQPSVDTKI